The genomic interval CGTGTTTCTTCTAAAAATACACTTAATTGATGATATCTACTTAGATAATTGAGTGGTCCTGTTAGATTGGTGGTCATAAATATAATAGAACTATAGCAGTTTAGTGAGTTATATTTCTGTTCATTCAATATGTTTTGGGTTGCTTGGAGAAGTACACATGTTATAGTATATTAATACTTGAGACATTTCAACATAGTGGGTGTTTTATTGCTAAATTAAATTCCACCTCTAATCATTAACTTCTTGCCTCAGTTTTTGAGTATTAGCCACTTACCCTTTTACATTTTAGCCTTCCTGTGTACAATATTCTCTAACTacacaaaataaatgcatGAATTTCATGATTCCTTCCAACagttttttaatcatattttgTTGTTGCAGGACGATGTTCTCTATGCAAGAGTTCGTACAACTGGTGTTGTAGAGATTCAGTTCAGGTAAATGTTTCGTTTAAGTGTGGCTGATGTCTAGCACGACTCTTAATCTTGTCTTCAGTAATaactttttctcaaaattgCATACATTTGTTACCCAAGTCTTTTTCTTGATGTCGTGCCATGTGATGATGTTTATTTCCATCATAAGtttgcaaataaatttaaactcAACAGCATTTAGGATATCCTTATGAAGTTGTATGAAATGGTGTGTttcaatgtttatttttctttgcacATATAATAGAATGGTGcataaagtattatttttgaGCAATTCAAACTCATGACTACATGTATGTTGCCATATAGTTTTATTAGTGACTAATAGTTAGCCATGTTTTGGCAGCCCTGTTGGAGAACATAAAAAAAGTGGTGAGGTATATAGACTCTTTGATGTTGGAGGCCAAAGAAATGAGAGAAGGAAATGGATCCATCTATTTGAAGGGGTTTCAGCTGTAATATTTTGTGCTGCAATTAGCGAGTAAGAATGTTGTTGCTTTCATTTATCCCTACTAGCTCTGTGTGCATGTAGAGTGTAGGCCACACACAAATGCTAATTAAAGAACTTTTGTGGTGGAATCCTAGATTGACTAAGATCCACAACAACTGTCTTTGTATCATCTTGATCTGATAATTGTGCTGGTTCAGGTATGATCAGACACTCTTTGAGGATGAGCAGAAGAATCGCATGATGGAGACAAAGGAACTCTTTGACTGGGTCCTGAAGCAACCGTGTTTTGAGGTTTTCTTTTGTGCCACTTCTGCTTTGCATATTACTGCATTTGTTGCGTGTGAGCATGTTTCGGGCATGCATTGGCAGACagttggaaattttttttttaaaaaaaaagatattttggtACTCTTTTGCAGAAAACTTCCTTCATGCTGTTTCTAAACAAATTTgatatatttgaaaagaagGTTCTAAAGGTACGTGTTAATAGATTAGTTcacatttatatttgtgtgGACAATTTATATCAAGTTTGGGTTATTGATTATCTACATTTAATAGGTGCCACTGAATGTGTGTGAGTGGTTCAAAGATTACCAGCCAGTTTCAACGGGAAAGCAAGAGATTGAGAATGCATATGAGTAagaattattatatgtttatagTTATTTTGACATGATATAGGGCAAGTTTGGGCACAAAAGCAGTTTCTGCTTAAAATATAACTTTGCCTCCTTTTCACAATAACCTTAAATATTGGTTAAATGCTACATACACATACATAAGAGCATACTCTATTGCTAACAGTGACTGATGCTCAAAATTTGGGGTTGCGGTAAGCTGGCACCTGACATTAAAGTTTTATTCATCCTTATGTCTATAGCTCATGGGAGTAGTTAGTCTGGCCCGAAGGAGAAGTTATGATaaattctctatttatagTGACTTAAAATTTCCTATAATGTGCCAAACTGGaatgcttttgaaatttttggcATTTATAGAGATGATTTAGAGCTTTAAATATTTGCCTAGTCTTGTTCATTGTCCCAATGATGATTCCATGTTCTAAACTCTCCATTCAGGTTTGTCAAGAAGAAATTTGAAGAGTTGTATTTTCAAAGCACAGCCCCTGATCGCGTAGACCGGGTCTTCAAAATCTACAGAACCACTGCCCTTGATCCGAAACTTGTGAAAAAGACTTTCAAGCTAGTAGATGAGACTTTGAGACGGAGACATCTTTTTGAGGCGGGCTTGTTGTGACCGAACAGCAAAATAACTCTGAAAAGAATGTTCATAATTTGATGAAGTTGGTCGGACTTTTGGACATCTTTATTAAGTTCCCATTTGTTAACTGCCGGTATGTCATCACATTCCCATACGcaaaagttttgaattttctattgttgatttttttttccaacagGATCCAAGGAAGAATCTTTCTCCATAAGATATTTATTGACTGCTTATTTTGTATCAAGTATTAATTCAGAAACACAATTCAGAATTTGTCTTCTTGTCTGTATTCTTTCGGAGCGGGCGCTGGACCTAAGCTTAAGAAAAGATCATCATGTTTTctcatgttttcttaatttcttctaCGCTCAATTATTTCATTGTGTCTGTAAGCGTAAAATACATGATCTTCTTGTCTCTTAGTTTGAAGGACTTTAATGTaataaggatttttttttttttttttttataaatgcaAATCATCAGTTAAATCCATTGGGACTTTCCACAACCTCccacattttgagaaaaaattaaaaaaaaaagaagagtaaTAAGTGACAAGTGGGTTATCTTAATAAGCCTTAATTTTAGGTCATTTTCACAACATCATATTATGCgatgtgaaaataataattttcagtGAGCACCGATGTGATGTAAAGTCATTTTCTTCAATGACGAAAAAGGAATATTAAAGTTGGTATTCTTTGATTCTCATGCTCCACGAGCACCCCACCACGAAGTTAATATTAGATTAATAGTGAAAGTGAAGGTTGAGgaagaaaagttaaaagaaaatcaaaatcacttggtcattttcttcttttttttttgttgaggGAATACAAAGATCTTCCTTGCAATTTGGTTTCTTCCTTACAAAACCTTGTGTCTCGTCAAagctcttttaattttattttttttaaccgtCAACTTTGTGGAAGTAGACAAAAGGGTGCATGtaacatcaaaatcaaataaaagggTCGGTCGCTTTGCCCAAGTAATGGACGGTGGTCCATTTTTCTACAATGAACGACGCAAATACTTCCAATGTTATTGTTAGGTGGTGTTCATAATGTGTTCAGAGAATGAGCCCAATTTAGTGAATATTTCCCACAATTCGACTAAAATGCATAACACATGCATTTTGCTCTCATGGGTGATGGGTCACGTTGAGGCAGCAACAACAAGTCTCTTAATTTGCTCACTTTTGAGTTTTTGTCGATTTGATtagcatttttcattttgcttcCTAATTTAGATGATCGTGTTATTATGCACGCGTTATTAGTTGACAACGTGGTAAACACAGAAGGCGTTGTTACAAAACAGTAATgttaaatcattttgtaatagaataaaaagtaAAGCATTTAAAGATTTCAatctaaacttatttttattacacaATCCTTCTATTTTTATAGGGTATAAATGAAGGATTACGATTCTCTCGTGATCTGATCTCTTTCTgagtaaaaatatatgtggatgcttattagttaataaataaaagacatATGACATAAGATCTTTAAAATACATGtagataattgataattaataaataaataaataaaattctacccatatactataatttaaaagcaaatgagatgagatttttaaaatcccatgAGAGCTCGTATAAGGAAAGAATCTTTATCCATAAATAAAAGTGGGGACACCTCCCTTTGCTTTTCAAAACTTACAAATAGTGAAaccattattatttaaaatattttattattattattattattattttaaatcaacATGGCGAAGGGGCATGAATCTATCTgatttaaatagaaaactaTTTCTTTATTAGAGAAAAGGTAAAATTTTAGGACCCAAAtgtttttatccaaaaacttCCCCACCAAGAATTACTATGCCTTTGACCCTACATCGTGGAAAAAgcaggggaaaaaaaaaaactaaacacGTGTTCCGAAATCGGAGGACAAAATCGTCAAATTACAAAAGTCGAAGTTGTCCAATTGCATTGGGCCATTGGCACTGGCCGCCCACCGTCAAATATTGAGTGCTCAACAAAGACCACTAAAAGAAAGTCAGACGGCTCTTTGAATATTCCCCGCCAACAAAAGGCACGCGGCAAAAGCGTGACGCCGTTTAGCCCCAATGGGGGAAAACTGAGATCGTTATAATCTTTTTAGCAAAGTTCCATTTTTATCCTCGACACACATAGAGTATTTGATTTTCGCACCATCGTCATAACTTGTTCCAATTCCTTAATCTGAGCATATTGCTTTCCTTTCCCTCGCCTCTCTCTGATTAAAGAGagcaaaaagtaaaatattaaaaaagccCCCAACTTCTTggaatgcaaaaaaaaattattgaatttaaaacctaaTTTGATCAAaaccttcttcttctcttttcctcTCTAATTCCCCGGTCCTTTGTTTTCTTGGTAGTGGGAATTTCCGGGTacgttcctttttttttttggcacttAACTTTCTTGTTTGGTTCTTGAGAAAATTCGTGGAAGGTCAGAGAATGTGCTTAAAGGTGCTTTCGAAAAGAAACActgtttgaaaaattttactttttatttatttttgtacgTTCTTTCTGGTGCCGCAAACAGAgctttaaattgataatttcttttttttttctcttttgtaaataatatgattttttaagcTGATCTcattatatttgaatcaatttaGTGCTTGCTCTGGTTGTTcttgaagttaaaaaataatggtaaaatataaaacttagcttctttatttgttcatttattgttaaaataagcaaattttgattttgtgatcgtttatttttgtcattcttgATCTTGTTGCATTGTCTTGCATGGACGAGATATGTTGATAAAACATCGAATTTAAGTGTTTTGCTTGGAAGTCATAATAATTACCGCCGTAGTGAGTTTgattatttgatgattttagtTTACGtgataattcttttttctggTAAATTTAAAGCAGCCAATTTCGAATCTACTATTGGCTTGTATTGCAGATCTTTGAATTCAGTTTATTGAACTTAggagttttttgtttttatatggccaatttaacaatatatgTACTCAGTTCTTTTCAAAGAATCAATTTGTTTAATACACCCAATTCTTTTCTCACCAAGGCAACTTAAATTGCAGTTGAGGCTGTTTTGGTCTTCTGAGTAAGTGAAAGTTTTGTTATATTTCATGCAGGTATCTATCTTTGAGTTGGACGGTAATACACAATTTGATTAGTAAACAATTTCTGAATCCAAGAAATTTAGTGATCTCTGAGGCATTGTTAGTTAGCATACAATAGAATATGGGGAATAATTGGTTCTTCATGGACTTTAATGGTGGGGATCCATACATCTTACCCACTGAGTTCTTCTTGGCGCGAAGTTTAGGGGATCATTTATTTTCCCAGTCTAGTTACCCGTATGTTCCTGGAAGCCTAGCGCTTCAAGGTGCTGTTAATTGCATTTCAAAGTTTACTGGTGCCTTTCTGTTTTGGTTCACAAGTGGGTCGAGTTCAAACTTGAGCAGGAGAATAGCAGGCAATCAGCATGGTTCAAAAATTGGAAGCTATAAATCTTCTGCACAAGTTAAGCAAATTACTTCAACTGGTCATAATCTTACTGGGTTTCATCTCAGTTCTAATTCAGAAAGTGAATATGCCTGTCCAGTTGTATTCAATAAGGTTTCTAGTTCTGCTATTAGACGCCTGTTTAGAGAAGGAGGGAAACTGCATTTATCTTCTGTGCTCTCGTTAGCTGCTGCTGTGATACCACCACTTGACAATGTGTAAGTCATTTGATATaacaaactaaatttattgttatcattattattgtttttcacttcaattttaTGGAATTCTTGTCTCTTGTTTCACTgctatttatttgttttagtgATAATGTGGCTCAGATCTTCAAAGGTGCTGGCCATTCCATTAGAAAATGCCGAAATACAAATGCATGAAAGCATGGGTCGCAGTCCTTGTGAGGTTGAGTCCCATCGATGTGGTGCTTTGTCTTTTCCCGACTTGAGTAGGACAAGACATGCCGTGGAGCCCAGAACAGGCATAGAATTTCCTATGATATTGGACAATGTAATAGACGGAGAAAATTATTCCAGTTCAACATCTGAGGTAAACAACAAAATCCTTTGCTCTCATCGTGGGTTACTCTTCCTCTCACACCCAGTACACCAACTATTTACAACTTATTCATTTGTTCTTTAGTCTTCTATTAGTTCATCTGCCTGCAGGCATTTGCTGTGTCATTTGATTTGTTGCTGTGTTTCAACTGCTTTGCCATGCTACTACCCTGAAAAATTTCCCTGTACTTTATGGAATGTATCTTGGAACTTAAACTTAAATGCGTAGTCTTTTGCCCAATTGCAAAGCTGAATAATTGCATGGGAAAGCACacatttatcaattttcaaactttGGACGTAAAAGTTATGAGAGGCATTTTATGTTGTTCCACTTCAAAATCAAACcatctttttaattatcaacctTTTTATGTAGTGATGTTTTAGTATTTAGCATTTGTATTCTGGTAGTCAATTGATTTTTGAGAAAGCGATGTAGATAGGGCGCTTAACCATTCAGAATCAGACcatatttctaaattacaaCCTTTGGTTCCTGCAATGGTTGCACCTGAATGCTTAAACGTACACATTGCAACTTTGCAAGAAAAGTGAAAAGGTGATATTAAACATAGCTTGTATTTTGATTTAGACCAGCTCTGTCTGTTGCTTACATAGATTGTTACCTGTAGGTAAAGTATATAGTAATGGATGAGGCAGAAAATTGTGCAGCTAGTTTTTGTCTAATACTTATTTTGCACATTTTTCTACTTCTGGGTGTAAGTGTTATTATAACATCTACAATTTTGCATGCATTTTCAAGAACTTGTTGTTTTACCTGTGCTGTTTGTCTTATCTTTGATAGTGTTTTCCATTGATTCATATAACTTTCACATGTTCAGGTTCTTGTTGGAACTGGATCCAGAActataaaaatagttaaaatcaAGTCCCTCAAGGTTTATGCATTTGCTTTCtgtaagtatttattttttggatctTAGTTGATGCTTCTCATGTTGTGCCATTAACTTCAAATTTGTCATCCATCCATCAAGCCATTCTTGATTTCTCTTGCAGATGTTCATCCTCGCTCTGTCTGTGAGAAATTGGGTCCAAAATATGCATCTATTTCAGTTGCTGAGCTGAACAAATGTGGTGGTTTTTATGAGGATCTTCTCAGGTATATAAGTGATGGTTATGCCTAACACATAgcttatttatgaaattattatttttctatcagCAAGGTGTTCTTAAGCAAGACTTAGCTTGTATGGTAGTTGTTTGCTTGCAGTCATGAAGCTAGAAAAACTCCTGATGCTTTATGGCTCTGCCACTAGTTTTTTCCGAGTTTGATGTACTTCTGATTATGTTCACTTACGGAATTTTGGTATGTGGTTGCTGCAGGGAGGATATTGACATGACTGTGAGGCTAGTAATTAATTGCAATGGGATGAAAGTCAACGCTGTGAAGGAGTAAGCTTACTTTCTTTTACGTGCGCTCTGTAATCTTAGTGGATCTTTATATCTCTGACTGTGCATAGACAGTGTAATGGATAGACAATAGTCTGTATAGTGTCTCACAAACTAAGGCTTGGGAACGTATTTGCTTGAAAGTTTTCTTTCATCAGAGATCTTTATTAATGGTTTCAAGTTTCACTTGCTGTGGAGCTGATTTGTATTGTTAATATGAATAGACAGATATAGACTCTTGGATCATGAGGAGACTAttgaactcttttttttcattgggcAATGAAATTGTCCAGGTCAGAATctcaatttgttttattgtcaATGTTTACCTCGGTCAGAATGGCTAGTTTTGGTTCGGTATCAAGATGGGTTGTATTTGGCTGGATGTCTGATTGATTTGCGGATTTCAGTTTTAACTTCACTTTTTGACAGATCTTATCTCGAATATGcataattgatgaaattaagTTTTAAAGTTTCTCATtcatttgctttatttttattgcagTGTCTTTGAGAAATCCCTTCGTGCTCGTCTAGAAAAGGTAAATCATCTGGCTTATGGAATCATTTTAGTGTTCCTGCAAATATCACTGACTCATGGAACTTTTCTTGCTTATATTAGGCAAATCCAAACACTGATTATCACTGCTTGGAAAGTTTTGGTTCTTACTTCAGCAAAGATATTCCATTACCTCTGGTAATAGTCTAATCAGTTCTCTATCtctttgcctttttcttttcctactTTGGAATCTGTTTCtctaaatttatataacaCTGAATGACATCAACTTTCTTGGGATTCTGCAGGGAactgtaattaattttagacGCACAGCCGCTGGACAACTAATTACGGAAAGTGAGTAGTtagtttacaaaattttgaatgtatattttatgccataataaatttgttttggtAAGGAAAAAAATGCACCTTTTTGGGTCATCTTGCTGCTAATACGCTCCTCAGATGAGGAATGAATgtgcaaaattattttcaatttctttgtaAATTACATATTTCCAACTTAACAGtgccaaaaatattattgtgcAGTTGGAGGAAATCAGATAGGTGCAGTCCATAGCAAGGATCTATGTAGTAAGTTAAATGCTtgtttaaagtttgttattttcttacaTGTTTCAACCTGTGAATCAAAGAAATAATTCCAAGTGCATTAACTTAGGGCTGCGAGTTTAATAGTGATTATTTAGTACACTAATGCATAATTTTACTTCAGGGGCTTTCTTTGACATGTATATCGGAACATCTCCTGTGTCAGAGCAAACAAAAGAGGAGATTGGCAAAAACGTTGCAAGTATGATAAAGACGTGCTAAGCTGGTTCATTTCCCACCTCCATTGTCTCACATTTTATCGGGACAAATGATTGTTGGTGCTCCGAACTTGGTATCCTTGTGTAACTCTACTTTTAACTGCACGCCTATTTTTTTAGCAGCACCGACAATCCAAGTTTGCTGCAAACTTTGTAAGGGCGTGGTGGGGATCAATAATCAATAGGATAGTACTCGTCCATATTCTTTGTAGCTGTGTGGAATTAGCATCAGCTGAATAGCTGCCCCAGTTacatattttcttcatttaattctttatacTCATAGAAGATAAGACATGTTTTGATCCCCTTAAATAATCATCTTCATTAAATGCAGCTTTGTGCAAATTCTTGTTCTTTTGGCAAAATGTTATGttgaacaaaaaaagaagcaataaCATAATAATTGCTCAAGAAATTGTTACAAGGATGAAATATTAGTGGGTGTATTACTTATTCATCAAAAGTTATTGAGGTGAAAAGCTAACAAAATCTAATCATCAAAAGTTGTTGAGGTGAAAAGTTAACA from Citrus sinensis cultivar Valencia sweet orange chromosome 9, DVS_A1.0, whole genome shotgun sequence carries:
- the LOC102622251 gene encoding guanine nucleotide-binding protein alpha-1 subunit isoform X1 → MLSILIENMGLLCSKNRRYNAADSEENAQTAEIERRIEQETKAEKHIQKLLLLGAGESGKSTIFKQIKLLFQTGFDEAELKSYISVIHANVYQTIKVLYDGSKELAQNETDSMKFVVSSENKEIGEKLSEIGGRLDYPRLTKELAEDIETLWADPAIQETYAHGNELQLPDCANYFMENLQRLSDANYVPTKVSNDDVLYARVRTTGVVEIQFSPVGEHKKSGEVYRLFDVGGQRNERRKWIHLFEGVSAVIFCAAISEYDQTLFEDEQKNRMMETKELFDWVLKQPCFEKTSFMLFLNKFDIFEKKVLKVPLNVCEWFKDYQPVSTGKQEIENAYEFVKKKFEELYFQSTAPDRVDRVFKIYRTTALDPKLVKKTFKLVDETLRRRHLFEAGLL
- the LOC102622251 gene encoding guanine nucleotide-binding protein alpha-1 subunit isoform X3, giving the protein MLSILIENMGLLCSKNRRYNAADSEENAQTAEIERRIEQETKAEKHIQKLLLLGAGESGKSTIFKQIKLLFQTGFDEAELKSYISVIHANVYQTIKVLYDGSKELAQNETDSMKFVVSSENKEIGEKLSEIGGRLDYPRLTKELAEDIETLWADPAIQDDVLYARVRTTGVVEIQFSPVGEHKKSGEVYRLFDVGGQRNERRKWIHLFEGVSAVIFCAAISEYDQTLFEDEQKNRMMETKELFDWVLKQPCFEKTSFMLFLNKFDIFEKKVLKVPLNVCEWFKDYQPVSTGKQEIENAYEFVKKKFEELYFQSTAPDRVDRVFKIYRTTALDPKLVKKTFKLVDETLRRRHLFEAGLL
- the LOC102622251 gene encoding guanine nucleotide-binding protein alpha-1 subunit isoform X2, which encodes MLSILIENMGLLCSKNRRYNAADSEENAQTAEIERRIEQETKAEKHIQKLLLLGAGESGKSTIFKQIKLLFQTGFDEAELKSYISVIHANVYQTIKVLYDGSKELAQNETDSMKFVVSSENKEIGEKLSEIGGRLDYPRLTKELAEDIETLWADPAIQETYAHGNELQLPDCANYFMENLQRLSDANYVPTKDDVLYARVRTTGVVEIQFSPVGEHKKSGEVYRLFDVGGQRNERRKWIHLFEGVSAVIFCAAISEYDQTLFEDEQKNRMMETKELFDWVLKQPCFEKTSFMLFLNKFDIFEKKVLKVPLNVCEWFKDYQPVSTGKQEIENAYEFVKKKFEELYFQSTAPDRVDRVFKIYRTTALDPKLVKKTFKLVDETLRRRHLFEAGLL
- the LOC102621559 gene encoding fatty-acid-binding protein 2 isoform X1 → MGNNWFFMDFNGGDPYILPTEFFLARSLGDHLFSQSSYPYVPGSLALQGAVNCISKFTGAFLFWFTSGSSSNLSRRIAGNQHGSKIGSYKSSAQVKQITSTGHNLTGFHLSSNSESEYACPVVFNKVSSSAIRRLFREGGKLHLSSVLSLAAAVIPPLDNVSSKVLAIPLENAEIQMHESMGRSPCEVESHRCGALSFPDLSRTRHAVEPRTGIEFPMILDNVIDGENYSSSTSEVLVGTGSRTIKIVKIKSLKVYAFAFYVHPRSVCEKLGPKYASISVAELNKCGGFYEDLLREDIDMTVRLVINCNGMKVNAVKDVFEKSLRARLEKANPNTDYHCLESFGSYFSKDIPLPLGTVINFRRTAAGQLITEIGGNQIGAVHSKDLCRAFFDMYIGTSPVSEQTKEEIGKNVASMIKTC
- the LOC102621559 gene encoding fatty-acid-binding protein 2 isoform X2, which gives rise to MLIMWLRSSKVLAIPLENAEIQMHESMGRSPCEVESHRCGALSFPDLSRTRHAVEPRTGIEFPMILDNVIDGENYSSSTSEVLVGTGSRTIKIVKIKSLKVYAFAFYVHPRSVCEKLGPKYASISVAELNKCGGFYEDLLREDIDMTVRLVINCNGMKVNAVKDVFEKSLRARLEKANPNTDYHCLESFGSYFSKDIPLPLGTVINFRRTAAGQLITEIGGNQIGAVHSKDLCRAFFDMYIGTSPVSEQTKEEIGKNVASMIKTC